Within the Chlamydiota bacterium genome, the region AGTGACCATTTTAAGAGCAGGTCTACCTATGCTCAATGGAATGATGAAAGTCTTTCCAGATGCAGAAATTGGGTTTTTAGCGATGAAACGCAATGAAAAAACGCTACTTCCCACGGTGTTTTATCAAGGAATGCCTTCTTTGAAAGGTAAAACAGTGATCATTGCAGATCCCATGATTGCTACAGGGGGAAGCATGCTCGATGCTGTTAAAATTGTAGAATCTTTGGGCGCGAAAAGAATCATTGTTGCAGGAGCGATGAGCACCGATCATGGCATTGGAAAAATTAAGCAGTATAAAAGCGAAATTCCCATCTATTCAGGTGTCATAGATCCTTTATTGAATGAAATAGGCTATATTGTTCCAGGTCTTGGTGATGCAGGTGATCGATCCTTTGGATTAAAAATCGACTAATTGTCTAGAAATTAGGAAGAAAGCTTGAAAAATTCAGGCTTTCTTCAAATTCTAATCGTTAACTTTTGAAATGAAAAATCTCATCTTTTCATATACGTGAATTGCTGGAGGTCGCTTTTTTGTTCAAAGACATTAATTGGACATACCCTATGTTTATACGTTTTGCTTGAGAAAGACCAAGTGATTTTAAGAATTGATCTATACGCTGAAATTCCTCCAATACGGAAGGGGAATTTCTTTCGATGACTTCGATTTCCACAAAAGAACCGAGCTCGTCTACTATATCTAAATTGATTTCAAGTCCCTGAAACTGAAATACTTTTCTTGTCTTATTGATATGGCAGTTTTCTTCAAATCCTAAAAGCTGAAAAATCTTTAAAAGCTTTTCGCTGTCACTAATTTCGATTTCGTATTCGTCACAGTATCTTTTGTCTTCTTTAAAATTTAACTTTTTGAAGCAAAGTTGTTTCTTATCTTTCATTTTGCGTATTCTTAAGTAACGAGTTTGTATGTTTTCTTCTATCCAATCTATTTTAGGATGTGTTAAGTAAATTTCTTCATGAGATTGTACTTCTTGAAATTTAGTATTTTGGTTTAACCATTTTTCAAAAATATGTAGTTGGGCATCTGTTAATTTGAGCTTTACTTCAATTTCTTCATGACTTTTTTCTGCAATTGTATTCATTTGCTATTTCCTTAAAATTTTTTACCTTATCCAAGGGTATGTTGTTTAAGCTTAATAAGCAATTTTGTAAATAAACATCATATTCCAACCTTTTGTTTTAGTAGACGATTTGGTTGATGCACCATAAAATCACTTTTCTCTCGCAAGTAAATTTGGACTTTATTCAAATTGTTTCTAAAATATTTTCATAAGTTTCATTCATTTGCGGAAAAAATGCGGAAAATCATGAATTAAAAAGTGAACTTATGTAGAATTATTTTTTAATAAGACTAATCCAGGTGTAGAAAGTTTGAATAATCAACTAGCAGATAGTTCTTTAATTCTCTATCAAACAGATGATGATCAAACTCGTATAGAAGTTCATCTTATCGATGAAACAGTTTGGTTAAATCAAGCTCAGATGAGTGAGTTGTTTGACAAAGATAAGCGGACGATTTCTGAACATATCCAGCATGTTTTTGAAGAAGGAGTATTACAAGAAGATTCAACTGTCCGGAAATTCCGGATAGTTCAAATGGAAGGATCTCGTGAGGTTTCTCGTTAAATAGATCATTACAATCTCGATGTTATTATTTCAGTTGGTTATCGTGTGTGCCCTCATAGAAGAAAAAATTATTCTGTTCTATTGCATTTTTTCGTAGAATTTCTTTGAAATTTCCTCGATTTTGTGAAATACGGTCATCATCAGTGGATAAACCTTTATGTTCGTATCTTTAAATACAAAGTCTACCCACTCAATAACTGCGACTTCAAGTCCTGACGTTTGGAGAGGAATCCAAGTGTTTGGATCAAATGTCACTGGGACCCCATTAATTGAGATCGTCGCTCCTTGTGACGTTGTTATTGCTCCAGCCAGCGCGGATATTGTTGGGCCTCTGCCTTTGAGTCCAACACTATAGGTTTTGCTTGATGTTCGTTGTTGCTCCGAAAGCGAGTTATGTTTGTTATCATTCACAATCTGGCATAGATCACACAACCATGTATCGCCACATACATGTGGTTGTATAGCTTCAATCAAGGAATAAATATCTGGGCGGACAGTCTTTAGGTCTGGCAGATTTTTTTGTATCGACTTATTGAAGTCCTGTTCGTTCTTGCCGTATGGAAAGCAAATTCTTTTTCGCGGTTTCAAGTTATTTTTCTCTCGATGGGGGGCGATTATAGTTTCATAGATATCTTGGGCCATGTAATCTAGGCACGGTCTTAAATTTCCCATAACAATCGTGACGTCAATGCGGAGAAAATCAGGTATAACCTTGTTTTGGAGTGACTGATCGTAAGAGTTTTTGATCTCTAGTAAACGATCCTTAACATCTGCTAGGAGAGATTTAATGTCGTCGTAACGCGTCATATATTACCGATGTCGAATTATTATTAAAAGTGTGGGGCAAGCTGGAATTGAACCAGCGACCGGCGGGTTATGAGTCCGCTGCTCTAACCACTGAGCTACTGCCCCAACAAACTCTGACATCAGCTATCAAAAAACCATAACATTTCGCAAAGTCTTTGTCAAAAATCAATATTTTTGTATGGTGACGAAATAGGGGTGTTAGAAAACCTCGGTGGGGAAAATTAGCGTGTCGAAATTGCGTATTATTCAATGCATTGCCATCTGCTTGTGTCTGAATCAAGCCTATTGCCAAGATCTTACTCAAAGAGAATATTCACCACCCAGTCTAGCAGATAGCATTCCACCGACTAACTGGGATGAAGTCAGCGATAAAAAACTCGAAGGCTATTTGCAAGCGCTTATCGACATGAACTACTATGAATCTCAGGTCGTCGTCACCGTCAAAGAAGGTGTCGTCTATTTATCCAATCTTCCAAAAAACAAATTGCTTGCAAAATCCATCATTTCCTACGTTAAAGAGCACCCTGGTGTCAAAAAAGTGATTGTGACAGATGTTCCCATTGAAGATCCAGGCAGGCTTGCTCATGGCAATCGTATTAAACGTGTCAGAGGTATTTGGTTTCCTCAAAACACCACACTTTTTGCGCCCCTAATTGCAAGTCCTCGCCAAGTCAAGTACTCATTGGGCTATCGCATGGGTGATGAGGTGGTTGGAAAACAAGCTACGGCTATCTCATTTGGGGATGATTTTCCTATCTTTAGATGGAGGCAGGTATGGAAATGGAAAGGGGATTTTCAAATTAGCATTGAAGCTGGATGTTGGACGCTATTCTCTTACGATACAAAAGGCAAAAGAGTTCAAGATCAATTTGCAGAACATTTTAATACCGATTTTCTAGGGGGCTTAACCTTTACCTATGCTGTGGAAGGCTGGGCATATCGTTTACGCATCTGGCATCTTTCCTCACACTTGGGAGATGAATTGATTATCAATAATCCAGGTATCGAAAGAGTCAACCCTAGCATGGAAGCGATTGATTTTTTTGCCTCTTACCAGCTTACAGCACAAATTCGTTTGTATGGAGGAGTGGGTGTTTTACAGTCAGACAATACATTCAAGCTCAAGCCTTTTTATGTGGAATATGGGATTGAATGCCGCTTTTTTGGCAAAAAGAGCCATTTCCATGGACTTTACTATGAACCATTTATTGCCATGCATTTTCGCAACTGGCAAGAGTATAATTTTGAAATTGATGGAACCTATCTTGTGGGATACGAATTTAGTAAACTACAAGGAATTGGTCGCAAATTTCGCGTCTATTTCGAATACCACCATGGCTTTTCTCTAGAAGGGCAGTTCATGATTAAAAGAACTTCCTATGCATCTCTTTCTTTTTCTTATGGATTTTAATTTTGAGCACCATACTCAATTAATAGATTTTGGATTTCTGAAGAAGCGTGAACCTGTTTTGCAAAA harbors:
- the upp gene encoding Uracil phosphoribosyltransferase encodes the protein MYKFLISCLFLMAGFAQNPYLEKQLFVIRNPQTNRVEFRKAMKKIGESLAVRISKNLSTKTASIKTVLEKSADHQLLDEDLVLVTILRAGLPMLNGMMKVFPDAEIGFLAMKRNEKTLLPTVFYQGMPSLKGKTVIIADPMIATGGSMLDAVKIVESLGAKRIIVAGAMSTDHGIGKIKQYKSEIPIYSGVIDPLLNEIGYIVPGLGDAGDRSFGLKID